Proteins from a single region of Fundulus heteroclitus isolate FHET01 chromosome 12, MU-UCD_Fhet_4.1, whole genome shotgun sequence:
- the LOC118564934 gene encoding mitogen-activated protein kinase 1 — MKDVYIVQDLMETDLYKLLKTQHLSNDHICYFLYQILRGLKYIHSANVLHRDLKPSNLLLNTTCDLKICDFGLARVADPDHDHTGFLTEYVATRWYRAPEIMLNSKGYTKSIDIWSVGCILAEMLSNRPIFPGKHYLDQLNHILGILGSPSQEDLNCIINIKARNYLLSLPVRCKVPWNRLFPNADPKALDLLDKMLTFNPHKRIEVEEALAHPYLEQYYDPTDEPVAEAPFKFDMELDDLPKETLKELIFEETARFQPGFRS; from the exons ATGAAGGACGT ATACATCGTCCAGGATCTCATGGAGACAGATCTCTACAAGCTCCTGAAGACCCAACACCTGAGCAACGACCACATCTGCTACTTCCTCTACCAGATCCTACGAGGACTCAAGTACATCCATTCTGCCAACGTCCTGCACCGCGACCTGAAGCCCTCCAACCTTCTCCTCAACACCACCTGTGATCTCAAG atCTGTGACTTTGGTCTGGCCCGTGTGGCTGACCCTGACCACGACCACACTGGCTTCCTAACAGAGTATGTCGCCACGCGTTGGTACAGAGCTCCAGAGATCATGCTCAACTCCAAG GGCTATACCAAGTCCATAGACATCTGGTCGGTGGGTTGCATCCTGGCTGAGATGCTGTCAAACAGGCCCATCTTCCCTGGGAAGCACTACCTGGATCAGCTCAACCACATTTTGG GGATCCTGGGCTCTCCCTCCCAGGAAGATCTCAACTGCATCATCAACATCAAGGCCAGGAACTACCTGCTGTCGCTGCCGGTGCGCTGCAAAGTGCCCTGGAACCGCCTCTTCCCCAACGCCGATCCAAAAG CTCTGGACCTGCTGGACAAGATGCTCACCTTTAACCCCCACAAGAGGATCGAGGTGGAGGAGGCGCTGGCCCACCCCTACCTGGAGCAGTACTACGACCCCACAGACGAG CCCGTGGCCGAGGCCCCGTTCAAATTCGACATGGAGCTGGACGACTTGCCCAAAGAGACGCTGAAGGAGCTCATCTTTGAAGAAACGGCTCGCTTCCAGCCCGGCTTCAGGTCCTAA